In Ipomoea triloba cultivar NCNSP0323 chromosome 7, ASM357664v1, a single genomic region encodes these proteins:
- the LOC116026149 gene encoding probable LRR receptor-like serine/threonine-protein kinase At5g48740 isoform X2 — protein MDFHSRLCLWLLSFAVFIQFALGGQEGFLSLSCGGSISYVDSLNISWIPDGAYVSSGNTTTVDFVRDGSSSSSTIPVRFFPNSEARKCYRLPVANNVSSLVLVRAGFVYKNYDGLNTPPAFSVSLGRAITTSVNLADADPWIEEFLWQVDKDILPVCFHSFPHSGFPVISSLELRPLPQGAYAAGLGDSPNKLLRKTYRINCGYNAALRYPVDEFDRIWDADEDFSPFHVSSGVDVQSNFNNMSVVIERPPPAVLETARVLARWRDMTYTFPLDHHLGLQGDYYVVLYFAGILPVPPTFDVLINGDVFQSNYTVSRWEVASLAFTLRGTKSLNVTLKTISYYPLLNALEVYEILDIPWETSSTTVSALEVIQQSTGLDLGWEDDPCSPITWDHLECEGNLVTSLELSDIDLRSIGPTFSDLLDLKSLDLHNTSLTGEIQNLGGLQYLKKLNLSFNQLTAFGSELEDLVNLQVLDLQNNSLQGIVPDNLGELKDLHLLNLENNKLQGPLPRSLNRESLKIRASGNLCLSFSTTFCNDFSINPSIETPQVTVLAPKKHKAGKNKLPLIIGAVGGSVLSLSLVLLAVFLYLRHKERARDPAYASRGGGIDMKNWSSGAKVFSYKEIKTATNNFKEVIGRGSFGSVYLGKLPDGKQVAVKVRFDKTQLGADSFINEVCLLSQIRHQNLVSLEGFCQESKQQILVYEYLPGGSLADNLYGANSKKLTLSWVRRLKIAIDAAKGLDYLHNGSEPRIIHRDVKCSNILLDMDMNAKVSDFGLCKQITQADATHVTTVVKGTAGYLDPEYYSTRQLTEKSDVYSFGVVLLELICGREPLDHSGTPDSFNLVLWAKPYLQAGAFEIVDESIKGSYDEESMRRAALIASTSVERDALRRPNIAQVLAELKEAYSIQLAYLASAGLAN, from the exons ATGGACTTCCACTCGCGTTTATGTCTCTGGCTCCTGTCTTTTGCAGTGTTTATCCAATTTGCCTTGGGTGGTCAAGAAG GATTCTTGAGCTTGTCATGTGGTGGGAGTATCAGTTACGTGGATTCCTTAAACATTTCATGGATACCAGACGGAGCTTATGTTTCCAGTGGCAACACAACAACTGTTGATTTCGTCCGAGATGGTTCCTCGTCGTCATCGACAATCCCTGTCCGGTTCTTTCCCAATTCCGAGGCAAGAAAGTGCTACAGATTGCCTGTGGCTAATAACGTGTCTTCCTTGGTGCTTGTTAGGGCTGGGTTTGTGTACAAGAACTACGACGGGCTTAACACGCCCCCTGCATTCTCTGTTTCTCTTGGGAGAGCTATCACTACCAGTGTTAACCTTGCAGATGCTGATCCATGGATTGAAGAATTCCTGTGGCAAGTTGATAAGGACATCCTCCCTGTATGCTTTCACTCTTTTCCTCACAGTGGATTCCCTGTCATTTCTTCTCTTGAACTTCGGCCGCTCCCACAAGGAGCTTATGCTGCTGGTCTCGGAGATTCTCCCAACAAGTTGCTCAGGAAAACTTATCGCATCAATTGTGGTTATAATGCAGCACTAAG GTATCCGGTTGATGAGTTTGATAGAATTTGGGATGCGGATGAGGATTTTAGTCCATTTCATGTGTCATCTGGTGTTGATGTTCAAAGCAACTTTAACAATATGTCTGTTGTGATTGAGAGACCTCCTCCAGCTGTTCTTGAGACGGCGAGGGTGTTGGCAAGGTGGAGAGACATGACTTACACCTTCCCACTTGATCATCACCTGGGGCTGCAGGGAGACTACTATGTTGTCCTATACTTTGCAGGCATTCTCCCGGTGCCCCCTACGTTCGATGTGTTGATCAATGGGGATGTTTTCCAGTCAAATTACACGGTGAGCCGATGGGAAGTCGCCAGTCTTGCCTTTACATTGAGAGGCACTAAGAGCTTGAATGTTACCTTGAAGACTATCAGCTACTACCCTTTGCTCAATGCCCTCGAGGTTTATGAGATCCTAGACATTCCCTGGGAAACTTCTTCAACCACTG TTTCAGCCCTTGAGGTTATTCAGCAGTCCACTGGTTTAGATCTTGGGTGGGAAGATGATCCATGCTCCCCAATAACATGGGATCACTTGGAATGTGAAGGAAATCTAGTTACCTCATT AGAGCTTTCTGATATTGACTTGAGGTCAATAGGTCCAACATTTAGTGATCTGCTGGATCTCAAATCCCT AGATCTGCATAACACTTCACTCACTGGGGAAATACAAAACCTTGGTGGCCTGCAGTATCTTAAGAAGCT GAACCTAAGCTTCAATCAACTAACGGCTTTTGGTTCCGAGTTGGAAGACTTGGTAAACCTTCAAGTTTT GGACTTGCAGAACAATAGTTTGCAGGGAATAGTACCTGATAACTTGGGAGAGTTGAAGGACCTTCATTTACT GAACCTGGAAAACAATAAGCTTCAAGGCCCTCTGCCCAGATCTTTGAACAGAGAGAGTTTGAAAATCCG AGCATCAGGAAATCTTTGCCTTTCCTTCTCAACAACTTTCTGCAATGACTTCTCAATCAATCCTTCAATAGAGACACCACAAGTCACAGTCCTGGCCCCTAAGAAGCACAAAGCTGGCAAAAACAAGTTACCGCTTATAATTGGAGCAGTTGGAGGAAGTGTTCTTTCGCTTTCCCTCGTTTTACTTGCAGTGTTCTTGTACCTGAGACACAAGGAAAGAGCTCGAGATCCCGCATATGCATCCA GAGGAGGTGGAATAGATATGAAGAATTGGAGTAGTGGTGCAAAAGTGTTTTCATATAAAGAAATCAAGACGGCAACTAACAATTTCAAAGAAGTGATAGGGCGGGGTAGCTTTGGATCAGTTTATCTTGGGAAACTTCCTGACGGTAAACAAGTTGCTGTTAAAGTGCGGTTTGATAAAACTCAGCTTGGGGCTGATTCTTTCATCAATGAG GTGTGTCTTCTGTCACAAATTCGCCACCAAAATCTTGTATCTCTAGAAGGATTCTGCCAGGAGTCGAAGCAGCAAATTCTAGTATACGAGTATTTGCCAGGAGGATCACTGGCGGATAACCTTTATG GTGCGAATAGTAAAAAACTGACATTGAGCTGGGTGCGCAGACTGAAAATAGCTATAGATGCTGCTAAGg GTTTGGATTACTTACATAATGGGAGTGAGCCGCGCATCATACACCGCGATGTGAAGTGCAGCAATATACTTCTGGACATGGATATGAATGCTAAGGTGTCTGACTTTGGGCTGTGCAAACAGATCACTCAGGCTGATGCAACTCATGTCACCACTGTTGTCAAAGGCACTGCAGGCTATCTTGATCCCGA GTACTACTCTACGCGCCAACTTACTGAGAAAAGTGACGTCTACAGCTTTGGAGTCGTCCTTCTAGAGCTCATATGCGGGCGCGAACCACTGGATCACTCTGGCACTCCTGATTCTTTTAACTTGGTGTTATGG GCGAAGCCATACTTGCAAGCAGGTGCTTTTGAGATAGTGGATGAGAGCATAAAGGGAAGTTATGACGAAGAGAGCATGAGAAGGGCAGCTTTGATAGCTTCAACATCTGTTGAGAGGGATGCATTGAGAAGGCCAAATATTGCACAAGTCTTAGCTGAGCTCAAAGAAGCCTACAGCATCCAACTCGCTTATCTTGCCTCTGCTGGACTTgccaattga
- the LOC116026149 gene encoding probable LRR receptor-like serine/threonine-protein kinase At5g48740 isoform X1: protein MDFHSRLCLWLLSFAVFIQFALGGQEGFLSLSCGGSISYVDSLNISWIPDGAYVSSGNTTTVDFVRDGSSSSSTIPVRFFPNSEARKCYRLPVANNVSSLVLVRAGFVYKNYDGLNTPPAFSVSLGRAITTSVNLADADPWIEEFLWQVDKDILPVCFHSFPHSGFPVISSLELRPLPQGAYAAGLGDSPNKLLRKTYRINCGYNAALRYPVDEFDRIWDADEDFSPFHVSSGVDVQSNFNNMSVVIERPPPAVLETARVLARWRDMTYTFPLDHHLGLQGDYYVVLYFAGILPVPPTFDVLINGDVFQSNYTVSRWEVASLAFTLRGTKSLNVTLKTISYYPLLNALEVYEILDIPWETSSTTVSALEVIQQSTGLDLGWEDDPCSPITWDHLECEGNLVTSLELSDIDLRSIGPTFSDLLDLKSLDLHNTSLTGEIQNLGGLQYLKKLNLSFNQLTAFGSELEDLVNLQVLDLQNNSLQGIVPDNLGELKDLHLLNLENNKLQGPLPRSLNRESLKIRASGNLCLSFSTTFCNDFSINPSIETPQVTVLAPKKHKAGKNKLPLIIGAVGGSVLSLSLVLLAVFLYLRHKERARDPAYASRGGGIDMKNWSSGAKVFSYKEIKTATNNFKEVIGRGSFGSVYLGKLPDGKQVAVKVRFDKTQLGADSFINEVCLLSQIRHQNLVSLEGFCQESKQQILVYEYLPGGSLADNLYGANSKKLTLSWVRRLKIAIDAAKGLDYLHNGSEPRIIHRDVKCSNILLDMDMNAKVSDFGLCKQITQADATHVTTVVKGTAGYLDPEYYSTRQLTEKSDVYSFGVVLLELICGREPLDHSGTPDSFNLVLWDQALTIMAKAIGSSEGPTLFPYKSPAKPYLQAGAFEIVDESIKGSYDEESMRRAALIASTSVERDALRRPNIAQVLAELKEAYSIQLAYLASAGLAN from the exons ATGGACTTCCACTCGCGTTTATGTCTCTGGCTCCTGTCTTTTGCAGTGTTTATCCAATTTGCCTTGGGTGGTCAAGAAG GATTCTTGAGCTTGTCATGTGGTGGGAGTATCAGTTACGTGGATTCCTTAAACATTTCATGGATACCAGACGGAGCTTATGTTTCCAGTGGCAACACAACAACTGTTGATTTCGTCCGAGATGGTTCCTCGTCGTCATCGACAATCCCTGTCCGGTTCTTTCCCAATTCCGAGGCAAGAAAGTGCTACAGATTGCCTGTGGCTAATAACGTGTCTTCCTTGGTGCTTGTTAGGGCTGGGTTTGTGTACAAGAACTACGACGGGCTTAACACGCCCCCTGCATTCTCTGTTTCTCTTGGGAGAGCTATCACTACCAGTGTTAACCTTGCAGATGCTGATCCATGGATTGAAGAATTCCTGTGGCAAGTTGATAAGGACATCCTCCCTGTATGCTTTCACTCTTTTCCTCACAGTGGATTCCCTGTCATTTCTTCTCTTGAACTTCGGCCGCTCCCACAAGGAGCTTATGCTGCTGGTCTCGGAGATTCTCCCAACAAGTTGCTCAGGAAAACTTATCGCATCAATTGTGGTTATAATGCAGCACTAAG GTATCCGGTTGATGAGTTTGATAGAATTTGGGATGCGGATGAGGATTTTAGTCCATTTCATGTGTCATCTGGTGTTGATGTTCAAAGCAACTTTAACAATATGTCTGTTGTGATTGAGAGACCTCCTCCAGCTGTTCTTGAGACGGCGAGGGTGTTGGCAAGGTGGAGAGACATGACTTACACCTTCCCACTTGATCATCACCTGGGGCTGCAGGGAGACTACTATGTTGTCCTATACTTTGCAGGCATTCTCCCGGTGCCCCCTACGTTCGATGTGTTGATCAATGGGGATGTTTTCCAGTCAAATTACACGGTGAGCCGATGGGAAGTCGCCAGTCTTGCCTTTACATTGAGAGGCACTAAGAGCTTGAATGTTACCTTGAAGACTATCAGCTACTACCCTTTGCTCAATGCCCTCGAGGTTTATGAGATCCTAGACATTCCCTGGGAAACTTCTTCAACCACTG TTTCAGCCCTTGAGGTTATTCAGCAGTCCACTGGTTTAGATCTTGGGTGGGAAGATGATCCATGCTCCCCAATAACATGGGATCACTTGGAATGTGAAGGAAATCTAGTTACCTCATT AGAGCTTTCTGATATTGACTTGAGGTCAATAGGTCCAACATTTAGTGATCTGCTGGATCTCAAATCCCT AGATCTGCATAACACTTCACTCACTGGGGAAATACAAAACCTTGGTGGCCTGCAGTATCTTAAGAAGCT GAACCTAAGCTTCAATCAACTAACGGCTTTTGGTTCCGAGTTGGAAGACTTGGTAAACCTTCAAGTTTT GGACTTGCAGAACAATAGTTTGCAGGGAATAGTACCTGATAACTTGGGAGAGTTGAAGGACCTTCATTTACT GAACCTGGAAAACAATAAGCTTCAAGGCCCTCTGCCCAGATCTTTGAACAGAGAGAGTTTGAAAATCCG AGCATCAGGAAATCTTTGCCTTTCCTTCTCAACAACTTTCTGCAATGACTTCTCAATCAATCCTTCAATAGAGACACCACAAGTCACAGTCCTGGCCCCTAAGAAGCACAAAGCTGGCAAAAACAAGTTACCGCTTATAATTGGAGCAGTTGGAGGAAGTGTTCTTTCGCTTTCCCTCGTTTTACTTGCAGTGTTCTTGTACCTGAGACACAAGGAAAGAGCTCGAGATCCCGCATATGCATCCA GAGGAGGTGGAATAGATATGAAGAATTGGAGTAGTGGTGCAAAAGTGTTTTCATATAAAGAAATCAAGACGGCAACTAACAATTTCAAAGAAGTGATAGGGCGGGGTAGCTTTGGATCAGTTTATCTTGGGAAACTTCCTGACGGTAAACAAGTTGCTGTTAAAGTGCGGTTTGATAAAACTCAGCTTGGGGCTGATTCTTTCATCAATGAG GTGTGTCTTCTGTCACAAATTCGCCACCAAAATCTTGTATCTCTAGAAGGATTCTGCCAGGAGTCGAAGCAGCAAATTCTAGTATACGAGTATTTGCCAGGAGGATCACTGGCGGATAACCTTTATG GTGCGAATAGTAAAAAACTGACATTGAGCTGGGTGCGCAGACTGAAAATAGCTATAGATGCTGCTAAGg GTTTGGATTACTTACATAATGGGAGTGAGCCGCGCATCATACACCGCGATGTGAAGTGCAGCAATATACTTCTGGACATGGATATGAATGCTAAGGTGTCTGACTTTGGGCTGTGCAAACAGATCACTCAGGCTGATGCAACTCATGTCACCACTGTTGTCAAAGGCACTGCAGGCTATCTTGATCCCGA GTACTACTCTACGCGCCAACTTACTGAGAAAAGTGACGTCTACAGCTTTGGAGTCGTCCTTCTAGAGCTCATATGCGGGCGCGAACCACTGGATCACTCTGGCACTCCTGATTCTTTTAACTTGGTGTTATGG gatcaagcactTACCATTATGGCAAAAGCTATAGGTAGTAGCGAAGGcccaactttatttccttataaatcgCCG GCGAAGCCATACTTGCAAGCAGGTGCTTTTGAGATAGTGGATGAGAGCATAAAGGGAAGTTATGACGAAGAGAGCATGAGAAGGGCAGCTTTGATAGCTTCAACATCTGTTGAGAGGGATGCATTGAGAAGGCCAAATATTGCACAAGTCTTAGCTGAGCTCAAAGAAGCCTACAGCATCCAACTCGCTTATCTTGCCTCTGCTGGACTTgccaattga
- the LOC116024492 gene encoding 60S ribosomal protein L13a-2-like: MVSGSGICARRVVVDARHHMLGRLASILAKELLNGQRVVVVRCEEICLSGGLVRQKMKYHRFLRKRMNTKPSHGPIHFRAPSKILWRTIRGMIPHKTKRGAAALARLKVYEGVPPPYDKVKRMVIPDALKVLRLQAGHKYCLLGKLSSEVGWNHYDTIKILENKRKERAQATYERRKQLTKLRVKAEKAAEEKLGSQLDILSSVKY, from the exons ATGGTGTCGGGATCGGGAATCTGCGCAAGGAGGGTGGTAGTGGATGCGAGACACCACATGTTGGGGCGCCTGGCGTCCATCCTCGCCAAGGAGCTGTTGAACGGCCAGAGAGTTGTGGTGGTGAGATGCGAGGAGATCTGCCTCTCAGGCGGCCTTGTCCGTCAAAAAATGAAGTATCACCGCTTCCTACGCAAGCGCATGAACACCAAACCTTCCCACGGGCCCATCCACTTCCGTGCTCCCTCTAAGATCCTCTGGCGCACCATCAGAGG GATGATTCCACATAAAACTAAGAGAGGAGCTGCGGCTCTTGCGCGATTGAAGGTGTATGAGGGGGTGCCTCCACCGTATGATAAGGTGAAGAGGATGGTTATTCCTGATGCTCTCAA GGTTTTGAGGCTCCAAGCTGGACACAAATACTGTTTGTTGGGTAAGCTTTCATCTGAGGTCGGCTGGAACCACTATGATACTATCAAG ATTCTGGAGAATAAGAGGAAGGAGAGAGCCCAGGCAACTTACGAGAGGAGAAAGCAGCTAACAAAATTGAGGGTCAAAGCTGAGAAGGCTGCAGAGGAGAAACTGGGATCTCAACTTGACATTCTCTCTTCGGTAAAGTACTGA